The following coding sequences lie in one Acidobacteriota bacterium genomic window:
- a CDS encoding bifunctional aconitate hydratase 2/2-methylisocitrate dehydratase: MLDDYRQMEKDRARAGLPPLALTPAEVAEACQGLETAGRDAGAELRGLLEDRVPPGVDAAAKVKAEWLAAVARGTIKSPAVTRQDAVAILGTMLGGYNVEPLVEGLSDPDLAAAAAGALKKIVLVYGQFDTIVMMSAKNPHARAVLESWAAGEWFLSRPAFPDLLVLKVFKVDGEINTDDFSPAGDAPTRPDIPLHAQSMGRKRFPGGNETMKKFRDEGHRVAFVGDVVGTGSSRKSACNSLMWHIGEDIPCVPNKRRAGVVIGGLIAPIFFNTTEDSGGLPLMADVTKMKTGDMITLDFRAGVILGPDGAEISRLAVRPATLKDEFRAGGRLTLIIGRQLTAKARKALGLGEPDFITTVENPAPKPDQGYTLAQKIVGRACGVAGVLPGTACEPHMTTVGSQDTTGPMTADELKELACLEFQADLFMQSFCHTAAYPKPADVKVHKTLPGFMIARKGVALKPGDGVIHSWLNRLVLPDTVGTGGDSHTRFPIGVSFPAGSGLVAFAGALGFMPLDMPESVLVKFTGRLNPGLTLRDVVNSIPYFAVKKGLLTVEKKNKKNVFNGCVLEIEGLEDLSGDQAYELTDASAERSAAACVISLKEERVAEFLKSNAALMEEMIKEGYQDAETLRRRIDACRAWLAKPALLKRDARAEYKAVLEIDLGQITEPLVACPNDPDDVRPLSAVAGDPVQEVFIGSCMTNIGQFRAAASILDKCAPKAKVWITPPTKMDAAQLMREGYYAAFIGFGARTEMPGCSLCMGNQARVAAGTTVFSTSTRNFDHRLGDNTRVYLGSSELAALTALLGRVPEVGEYMAVMKEKVLPRAAEIYRYLEFHKMGDFSLGYVR, translated from the coding sequence ATGCTCGACGATTATCGCCAGATGGAAAAAGACCGGGCCCGGGCGGGGCTGCCGCCGCTGGCCCTGACTCCGGCCGAGGTAGCGGAAGCCTGCCAGGGCCTGGAAACGGCCGGCCGGGACGCGGGCGCGGAGCTCCGCGGCCTGCTCGAGGACCGGGTGCCGCCGGGCGTGGACGCCGCGGCCAAGGTCAAGGCCGAATGGCTGGCCGCCGTGGCCAGGGGAACGATCAAGTCGCCGGCCGTGACCCGGCAGGACGCGGTGGCCATCCTCGGCACGATGCTCGGCGGGTATAACGTCGAGCCGCTGGTGGAGGGCCTGTCCGATCCGGACCTGGCCGCCGCCGCGGCCGGGGCTTTGAAGAAGATCGTCCTCGTCTACGGCCAATTCGACACCATCGTCATGATGTCGGCGAAGAACCCTCACGCCAGGGCCGTCCTCGAATCCTGGGCGGCCGGGGAGTGGTTCCTGTCGCGGCCCGCCTTCCCCGACCTGCTTGTCCTCAAGGTCTTCAAGGTCGACGGCGAGATCAACACGGACGACTTCTCGCCGGCCGGGGACGCCCCGACCCGCCCGGACATCCCCCTCCACGCCCAGTCCATGGGCCGGAAGCGCTTCCCGGGCGGCAACGAGACCATGAAGAAGTTCCGCGACGAGGGCCATCGCGTCGCCTTCGTCGGCGACGTCGTCGGCACAGGCTCGAGCCGCAAGTCGGCCTGCAACTCCCTGATGTGGCACATAGGCGAGGACATCCCCTGCGTGCCGAACAAGAGGCGGGCCGGCGTCGTCATCGGCGGCCTCATCGCCCCGATCTTCTTCAACACGACCGAGGACTCCGGCGGCCTGCCCCTCATGGCCGACGTGACGAAGATGAAGACGGGCGACATGATCACCCTGGACTTCCGGGCCGGCGTCATCCTCGGCCCGGACGGCGCGGAGATCTCCAGGCTGGCCGTCAGGCCGGCGACGCTCAAGGACGAGTTCCGGGCCGGCGGCCGCCTGACGCTCATCATCGGCCGACAGCTGACGGCCAAGGCCCGCAAGGCCCTCGGTCTCGGCGAGCCGGACTTCATCACCACGGTCGAGAACCCCGCGCCCAAGCCGGACCAGGGCTACACCCTGGCCCAGAAGATCGTCGGCCGGGCCTGCGGCGTCGCCGGCGTCCTGCCCGGCACCGCCTGCGAGCCGCACATGACCACGGTCGGCTCCCAGGACACGACCGGGCCGATGACCGCCGACGAGCTCAAGGAGCTGGCCTGCCTCGAGTTCCAGGCCGACCTGTTCATGCAGTCGTTCTGCCATACGGCCGCCTATCCCAAGCCGGCCGACGTCAAGGTCCACAAAACCCTGCCGGGCTTCATGATCGCCCGCAAGGGCGTGGCCCTGAAGCCGGGCGACGGGGTCATCCATTCCTGGCTCAACCGCCTCGTCCTGCCCGATACGGTCGGCACGGGCGGCGACTCGCACACCCGGTTCCCCATCGGCGTCTCGTTCCCGGCCGGCTCGGGCCTGGTGGCCTTCGCCGGCGCCCTGGGCTTCATGCCGCTGGACATGCCCGAGTCCGTCCTGGTCAAGTTCACGGGCCGGCTCAACCCCGGGCTGACCCTGCGGGACGTCGTCAATTCGATCCCGTACTTCGCCGTCAAGAAGGGACTCCTGACGGTCGAGAAGAAGAACAAGAAGAACGTCTTCAACGGCTGCGTCCTCGAGATCGAGGGCCTGGAGGACCTGAGCGGCGACCAGGCCTACGAGCTGACCGACGCCTCGGCCGAGCGCTCGGCCGCCGCCTGCGTCATTTCCCTAAAGGAAGAGCGGGTCGCCGAGTTCCTCAAGAGCAACGCCGCCCTGATGGAGGAGATGATCAAGGAAGGCTACCAGGACGCCGAGACGCTGCGCCGCCGCATCGACGCCTGCCGGGCCTGGCTGGCCAAGCCCGCTCTCCTCAAGCGCGACGCCCGCGCCGAATACAAGGCCGTGCTCGAGATCGACCTGGGCCAGATCACCGAGCCGCTCGTGGCCTGTCCGAACGATCCCGACGACGTTCGACCCCTTTCGGCCGTCGCCGGGGACCCCGTCCAGGAGGTCTTCATCGGCTCGTGCATGACCAACATCGGCCAGTTCCGGGCGGCCGCCAGCATCCTCGACAAGTGCGCCCCCAAGGCCAAGGTCTGGATCACGCCCCCGACCAAGATGGACGCGGCCCAGCTCATGCGCGAGGGCTATTACGCCGCCTTCATCGGCTTCGGCGCGCGGACCGAGATGCCCGGCTGCTCCCTGTGCATGGGCAACCAGGCCCGCGTGGCCGCCGGCACGACCGTGTTCTCCACCTCGACCCGGAACTTCGACCACCGGCTCGGCGACAACACCAGGGTCTACCTGGGCTCGTCGGAGCTGGCCGCCCTGACGGCCCTCCTGGGCCGCGTCCCCGAGGTCGGAGAATACATGGCCGTCATGAAGGAGAAGGTACTGCCCAGGGCCGCCGAGATCTACCGCTACCTCGAGTTCCACAAGATGGGCGACTTCAGCCTGGGATACGTCCGATGA